Part of the Girardinichthys multiradiatus isolate DD_20200921_A chromosome 14, DD_fGirMul_XY1, whole genome shotgun sequence genome is shown below.
cggagatggatggagctcaaTACggggcagtcctggaagaaaacctcttagaggctgcaaaagatgaCTGGGATGAGAGTTCACCTTCCAATGGCTCTAAtgatacaaccagagctacaattggatggtttatatcaaagcataGTTATGTGTCAGAATATCCTAGTCAAaacccagatctaaatccaattaagaatcaaAGTCAAACTGAAAATTCATGTTCATGGGTGTTCTTTTTCCAGTCTGACTAAAtgtgagctattttacaaagaagaatgggcaaaacgtTTCATTCCTGCAGCTGTGACTGCAACGAAACACAGTTCCACAAAGTTTAAGAGGGGCTTAATACAAatccacaccacacttttcagatttttatttctacaaaAATGAGAAATcacgtatcattttccttccactttacaattatgcaccattTACTTCCTATAGAATCTATAAAATGTGTGGTTGttacttgacaaaatgtggaaaagttaaaggggtatGATTACTTTTGGAAACCATTGCAGGTTTCCTTAATGTTGATGCAGTTCTCCCTGCCAGATACTCTATGAATTATTACCTGTTATATTAACTCAGGTATTATAATTGATAAAGAACTTTAGTTAAATCACTCTCACTAGATTGCGTATAATAAGCATTTATCTTCTTTGATGAGATTTTCCTTCTGTTCTCCTTTAACATCTCTTGTTTAACGCATTTAAAGGAAACATCTTAGTTCAAAGTTAACATTTTCTGCGACTCTATTAGCTCCTCTGAATGTGATACATAGCTGGTTCGATGATGAGTTAACTTTCCGCTTATTTTTCCAGCTGTTTGTGACCTCTTGGCCCTTGTCCCCTTCCTCCATGACTACCTACCCTCTCCGTCACTGTCTCCTTCTTACTTTATGTCACTGACGGATGTCCTGCACCGGCGTTGTCATCCCTGTCTCTGCCCAGCTTCGCAGGATGTATTCAGAGCTTTGTGTggatgtgtatgtatgtgttggGGAAGTTCCTGCACATCTGTCGGCTACATTTTTCTTACTCGGGGTGGGGTAAAAGTTGTTTTTCAACACttaactaaccctaaccctgtgTCTCCCATCTAGAAAGATCAAGTTTGTCCTGCTTCCTTCCTCTTCTGGTCCTCATAAACACTTCTCCTACCAGGCAGCAAGCCAGAGGCTTCCGCTCAGCGTCCGGACTGGTTATTACCTCcacaacagagaaaatataatcaatatggttgtttttttttttgtgttttttttcccccattaaaactaaaatttcTTAAATTTATAAGCACGTTTGCATAAAAATACATCACAAATATAGGTCagctcagtgtttttttttactcagatCTGAGTGATCAAAAATCTCTTAATTTTGTCCAACtaaatagattaaaaataagCAACATCAgcttttttcagacctttttacTACACAGGGACAATAGGAGTGGGTGTGCGTTAAAAGATCTGTCAACCTCGTATGAATCGAGGATAAAATCTCAATGATTGGAGAATAGCttgtttttcaaacaataaGCTGGTGTTCCAGCTTCCTCTCCTGCAGTTTCCTCTATTCTGTACAGGACTGAAGTGTCGGAAAGCGTTGGTGGGGGTGTTCCCCAGTTATACCCCTGGACAGCCAGGCACGTACTGCTTCTTCCCAAGGGGTCccagtatatattttttcagcGTGGCACAAAAACACCCAGAGCTTTCCTGCCATTACTCCTCACAGAGCTGTGGGGGTTTAGAAAAACTAATAGCTCACTAAAAATACTCAAGAGCCTGGAGGCTGCCGCCATTGGTCTTTTCCTGCCTCTCTTCCACAGGGCGCGTGGGCTATTGAGGAAGGAGGAAACAAGGAACTATGGTTGTAAGGGAGTTTCCTGCAAGACTTCATAAAGGCCCTCCCTGCAGTTGAATTGGTGTCACAGTGTTGGTTGGAAGGTGAATGCCTGCTCCTCTTCCCTCTGACTGCTGACTGAACACAGACTCGGAGGGGGGTCTGAAGGCACAAAGGCGCAGAGTGTTTCTCGTCCCTGCTGGTCGGGGTGAGTTCTGAGATcacatttgttatttttttttttattattgtttcagcTGTCTGAGTATGTTTAGTTGGAAAGGCTTTTCATGTTTTGAGCTTTTTAATATAATAATGATGGAGATGCACCATTCAGTCAGCCTAGGGACGGAAATAGGCCAATCTTTTATTGTTGGACaggtcaaaaactgaaaaataaattaattctcCCCTATtctttaaatgcattaaaagaaCTTCCACCATTTTCGGTCCCTAAACACATGGACCAACAGCATGTACTTGGCTGAGTTTAATAAAAGGCAGGTACTGGTTAGGGACATATGTGGGTCTGATTAACCATCTGCAGCAGTGTGGAAAGCAGGGAGCTGGGGAATTTATACAAAAGAAAATGGACAAGGGACAATAAAGTAATCCAGAATGCACTACATGTAAAATcaatgaaatataaaataaaatgagttCACAATCCTTCAACTCATGACAAGAATTCcttaattttctgtttaatcCAAAGCTACTGCCTCTATGAGAAAACACACAGTACAGTATTCTCTTTTATGTGTTATAGATCTTAGAACGGATAAATCAGAAATTGTGGAAATGGCCTCTAGTTTTTCTTTAATACTGTCAGAATCTGAAAACATGCCCACACGGAGAATAAAGTcgttattttcatttgttctcTTGCAGGTACGAGTAGGGAGCTGGTCTCACCTAACAGATGTGTCTGGGACACTCCTGTTTATTTATTCTATCAGTTACATCCAGGTATGTCAGTCTGAAAATACACACATCCAAACAGTCACCATTCCAGGAcacttatgttttcttttttccctgtAGATCCAGGCAAGCCTGATGGAAATGTGGGGGGTTTACATGGCGGACAGAGGGCAGACCATGCGGGCTGAGGGATACGTGAAGGAGTTCACCCGCCATTCCGATGATGTCCTGCTGAATTTGAACGAGCTCCGGCACAGAGGCATCCTGACCGACACCACCCTGGTGGTCGGCAGCGTTCAGCTGCAGGCGCACTGTGCGGTGCTTGTGGCCTGCAGGTGAATGCATGGGTCAACATGTTGCTCCCTTTGCTCTAGAAAGCAATGAGGAGTTGTCTAGGTTTTTTAAAGATGTTCCAGCACGCATGTTTAACCCTTTCCGAATCTTTCTCTGTCCGTGCAGTGGGTTTTTCTACTCCCTGTATTCCCGCCGGGTGCTGCTTCAGGggcgtggtggtggcagcacggAGCAGCTCATGACCGTGTCTCTCCCCAGTACGCTGGACCCGTCCTGTGTCTCCCTGCTGCTCGACTTCATGTACACCTCCCGCCTCCCTCTGACACCAAGCATTGTCTCTGGAGTGTTGGCTGTGGCTGCCTATCTGCAGATGGACCATGTGGCTGACACGTGCAGGGATTTCATGCAGCTGCACTGGTGAGGGCCTGGAAATCTGCAACCTCCTACAGCTATTCTAAAGCAGAGACCTGATGCATTTGATCTGAATCTCCTGCATGTTTTTGACTTTTCTTTTCCAGCACAGAGAACGTGAGTGTTAGACAACCCCATATGGAGCGGGACTCCAGTGTCTCTGTAGCCTCTGTTTCCCCTAAAGGAGGGGAATTGCCCCATCCAGGACCCCAGCAGTCCTTCGCGGCAGCTGCAAAAAGAAGGTTAGTCTTCCCATAAAAAACCTGAATTACTCTAAAAATGAAGGAAACTTTTATTTTCGTGCCATTTGCACATTACCAGACGTACAGCTGCAGCTGCATTTTATGTGCCTTTGTCTGTCGGCATGTTGAGCTCATTACAGAACTTCCTTTGTTTTTCCTGCAGGTTCCCTGTTGTCGCAGAATGCTTTCTCAAGCCTGGGGTTTTCCAGCCCTGCCAGCCCGGGTCAGACGAGGTGAAAGAACATCCTGACTCGCCCCTCCCGAACGCCCGGACTTTATCCCCAAACAGCCCAGAGCGCTCCAGCTGCCATCCAAACTCTCCTGCTGAGTCCAGCACCTGCAGCAAAAACCCTGAAGTAGGTCCCAGAAAACCTGGTGGCTGTTATtaacaagaaaacagaaagaaatatgatcaatttaactttttttttttagattgaaACCAAAGCCACACCAGACCCAAAGGCCTGCAACTGGAAGAAGTACAAGTACATTGTCCTGAACCCTCtctgctctgctgctgctggggtGAAGGTAGAGGAGCCAGAGGAAGTTCAGTGTCAAGATTTGGCTCTAAAAGCTCCAATAGAGGCGTGGTCTGGAGAAGTGCCTGGTCAGATTGATAGGTAAACCAGAGAAACAAGaaaatcatgatgataaaaaaagaaaaatgaaaagatgtTGTTAAATATTTGGATTATTTTCTCATCAGACAGGGGCAGGCCTCCTGCTACGAGGGTTCTGGCCGAGCCCCTCCCCTCGGGCCACCTCCCTCTAACCCAAAAGCGTCTGCCTCTCACAAGAAGGAACCAGGTAAGCCCAAATGGAAATAGCTCATAAAAATAGCAATGATTTGGTGTCTAAAATagttttccttttcttcttgGCTTCTCGGGTCTCACCTGGGTCCATTTTTCTCGTAAACTTGCATTTGATTCAGAAACTGGCCAGCTCTGCCAACCTCCAATCAAATGCGAGAACCGCTACCTGCCCTTCGCTTACTCTGGAACCAAATCTGTGTGCTCAGGTGAAACTTTAAACatatatttctgtttcattttgtttttttcttgattctgttttgCTGAATTAGAAGCAAACTTGTAACAGGAGTGAACTTTCTTCTGGCAGGAGACAAACCGTACCGCTGTAACGTGTGTGGAGCTCAGTTTAACCGACCAGCCAACCTGAAAACTCACACCCGTATTCACTCAGGAGAGAAGCCTTACCGCTGTGACACCTGTGGAGCTCGATTTGTTCAGGTGAGGAAAAATGGTGCATTACCACAATAAATAACCTCCTTATTAAACTGAAGTTAGCCACACTGAGTTAAAAGTGGCTtcccatctttttttttcttcttaaaaagACCCTAATAATTTATAAAAGCCTTGAAAAGTTACTTTACTTTTGAGTTTTGAGTTCTGATTTGGAAAAATTAAGTTGAACAGCTTCTGAACTCTGAATTTTGACTTGGAAAACGGGACGTTCTAACCAGCTCCAAGcctaaaatccaatatggctacCAAGTTCATACAGTACATTGGTAGGTAGGTAAAAAAAATTTTCCCTCATTAAATCAGCCACACGCAGAGTTCATGTTTCTACACTTTTTGAATGCAATGTTATTAGCATCATGCGAATATTCGCCACCCTGTtcaaaaaggacaaaaactgGGTGCGGCATCACTCTCAGATCTGAAATTCAACTTCCAAGAAAAAATGAACCTCAATATTGCAAAAGCCCAAAGTTCACACTACAATGAGTAATGCCCTCCTCCAGATAACTCCTCTTTTATACTGCCTGGAAGGTCTTGTTTGTTGTTGAGTCTTTCCCTCATTCACATGACTCTCATTTCAAATAAGGAGGATTTGCTGTCCTAAGGTCTGACATAATAATTTTTCAGAGTATAATAATCCCATTTAGCATGAGTGATTTAAAGAGACATTAGCTAAAACAGCCGGTTTTAGCtgatagtatgatgtttttgttAGATTTAGGTATGTAAACCTCTTCAAAGATGCCAAAATGTAATTAAGAacttatataaaaaataaataaaaaaaccttaaaacaaTCTGGGACAAAAATCTTGTATTTGgaaaattcagttcatttagaaGATCTTGtattacagtcatattcaataaattagaatattattgaaaagtttgcTTATTTCAGAAATTCAAGTTTACTAAGCAGAAcgcattatatagattaattccagacacactgatgtttttcagcctttatttctgtaaattatGATGATTTGCTTCCTACAATTAACTAATTAAAAGTAaatttaatacctgcttaaagtttattattttcagaaggtatttttaatctgacaaataagCCTCATCGGAACACATattccaatgtattttatatggCTGTAGATAAGGGTTCTCAAACTCCAGTTCTTAAAGGACGGCGTCCTGCAACTTTAAGGTGTGTCCCCGCTTCAGCACAATCAAATCAAATACAGGTAACTTGTTCATTAGCAGGACTTCATAGAACCTGACTGTGCGACGTGGAGGCAATTCAACCCGACACAGAAGAAAGTGTTAAGAATCACCCGATCAATAAATGAAACCACCACTTGCTGAACAAGAATGATGTTGGGATATGATACAAAAGACAGCTGCAGCAGCCGGTACACACAGCTTTTATTCagatgtgttggaccagggatgTTTCTAAAAGTAGCAGAAAAAGGTAGAGTTTGAGACCTTTGTTTTAAGAACCTTTccaagttaaaataaatttacttgGAGCCAAAAACTGCTGTGCATCAATAGCAAGATATTTTTATTAGCTTTATATTTAAACATACTAGTTTGTGAAATTCCACagctaaaaaatgttttcttgaaCTGTTGCACGTCTCAACCATTTGCTCCTTTGCTCTGTCCTGGTATTAGGTCGCCCACCTCAGGGCCCACGTCTTGATCCATACAGGTGAGAAGCCCTACCCCTGTCACACCTGCGGCACCCGCTTCCGCCACCTGCAGACGCTGAAGAGCCATCTGCgcatccacactggagagaaaccttaCTCTGTACGTTAGAGAAACAACATGCAAAGCCTCCAAATAGTAATCCAACCAAGCAGGAATAATAACCTTGTTACATCCTTGATATGTGGGGTGCTTTTTGTTGTTTACAGTGTGAGAAGTGCGACCTTCACTTCCGGCACAAGAGCCAGCTGCGTCTGCACCTGCGACAGAAGCACGGCGCCGTCACCAACACCAAGATCCGCTACAAGGTGCTGACCGAGCCCTTCCAGCCTCTTCTGCAGGCCTGCTGAGGAGCACTAACCACAACATACCGGATCACACCAGTTATACCTGAATCTGtcagaaaatgttaaacttGGGGAAAGAACCACCGGATTTTTATTGACGACTTATGCACCACTGAATGTTAGATTTGGACGTTAAAATTGTTGCATTGAGAGAAAGACATTTCTATTTTCCCAGCATTTTAGGCGTCTTTGTTGGATGAGGTCTGGACCGTGTATGACACTCACATTTTATCAGAAATGTTATGTGAATATTGATAAATGGAGAAATAATGAAAAGGATTGAAGTAAAGTGTTGAAGAAGGTTTGTTAGCAGATGTTAAGAGGGAAAGAGTGCAGGGAAAAACGTTTTGAGACCACATGTTGTAGAAAGGTGTAGGATGTGactagaagaaagaaaggaagaataTGTTAATTAGAGAGATGGTgagtaatgttttaaatgtggagAAGCCCTtcatgagtttttgtttttgtaaatgtttatttaacctGATGGCCTGGGGCCTCTATATTGTCTTTTTAAGCATCTATAAGAAGTAATTTATGGTCTTGAAGTTCAAACAGATAAAGGGAATAGTTCCCCTGTACGGAATATAGACTGTAGAATGAAATTAAATTATACGTTATTGATGAAGGCATTTAAACGAAATGTTATAAAGCAAATTTAATTTGTATGTGTATGAGTTCATTTGCAGgacaaatttaaattaaaataagtttTGTGTCATTTCAAAAGTCTTTCCTGtgtggttttatttattcacttgCAATACTTCAAAAATAGCCTTATTCTTGTTTTTCATATGAACCACATTTTGTCCTAGAGGTCTAAGAGGTGTTGCAATGgttagcactgctgccttgctgcaagaaggtTCTGAGTTTGAATCTTGGTCTGGGCTCTCTCTGCATGGATTTTGGATGTTCTCCCTGTACATGCATGTTCTCctcaggtactccagcttcctcctcagaccaaaaacatgactgttaggttaactggtttctctaaattgtcctgatgtgtgtatggttgtttgtcctgtgtgtctttgtgtttccatttgatggactggcgacctgtccagggtgtacacctCCCTCCAATGACTACTGTagggattggatggatggatggcttttGTCGTAATTCAAATCCATTTAGCCAATTTTTTGCCCAaatccttgtttttctttgtgttgaaaCAATGAAGCTGAGAGCACCTGTTTCCTCCAGAGTCCTAGCTCTCCTTGGTCGCACTGCGATACTCCAACACGTGTGGGAGCTTCCTGAAGGTGAAGGGGTGTCGGTGAACTCTCCCACCCTCTGTCATCCCCGCTTCCTGCTCCCTGATGAGCCGTGGTTCGCCAGGCCTTATTGTCTGAGCTCTGTGGACAAACACTGGAAGTTTGACGGGACTTTCCAGGCTTCAAAACACTTCTCCTGTACCCCTTGTATACACTAAATGAGAAATTAAAACTTATGACTTTAGGTTTCAATAGATCTTCCTACAAATTAGttcacaaatgcaaaaaaaaaaaaaaaaagatttgcttGAAAAGAGGAATTGTGCAAGAACATTTCAGGA
Proteins encoded:
- the bcl6b gene encoding B-cell lymphoma 6 protein homolog, producing MEMWGVYMADRGQTMRAEGYVKEFTRHSDDVLLNLNELRHRGILTDTTLVVGSVQLQAHCAVLVACSGFFYSLYSRRVLLQGRGGGSTEQLMTVSLPSTLDPSCVSLLLDFMYTSRLPLTPSIVSGVLAVAAYLQMDHVADTCRDFMQLHCTENVSVRQPHMERDSSVSVASVSPKGGELPHPGPQQSFAAAAKRRFPVVAECFLKPGVFQPCQPGSDEVKEHPDSPLPNARTLSPNSPERSSCHPNSPAESSTCSKNPEIETKATPDPKACNWKKYKYIVLNPLCSAAAGVKVEEPEEVQCQDLALKAPIEAWSGEVPGQIDRQGQASCYEGSGRAPPLGPPPSNPKASASHKKEPETGQLCQPPIKCENRYLPFAYSGTKSVCSGDKPYRCNVCGAQFNRPANLKTHTRIHSGEKPYRCDTCGARFVQVAHLRAHVLIHTGEKPYPCHTCGTRFRHLQTLKSHLRIHTGEKPYSCEKCDLHFRHKSQLRLHLRQKHGAVTNTKIRYKVLTEPFQPLLQAC